From a single Apium graveolens cultivar Ventura chromosome 2, ASM990537v1, whole genome shotgun sequence genomic region:
- the LOC141686543 gene encoding uncharacterized protein LOC141686543: MDSIEGLPKVRGKSILMVVVNRLSKYAHFIPLAHPYTAIFIATTFFTEVFRLHGLPKSIVSGRDKAQQRMKNAYDSGHRELTFSVGEWVWLRLQPYRQLTIARQNYHKLLPKYFGPYRILAKIGVVAYKMELPEDSRIHDIFHVSLLKEYKGPPPGNVSNLPPLFEGKALPIHQSIVHSRLNRGQRELLVLWEGNPHENATWEPLENFRAVYPEFKLEGKLKGEVGSDDMDAFIGRRYERRRNKFA, encoded by the exons ATGGACTCTATTGAAGGGTTACCTAAGGTTCGGGGTAAATCAATTTTAATGGTGGTGGTTAACCGACTTTCCAAGTATGCTCATTTTATTCCATTGGCTCATCCATATACTGCTATCTTTATTGCCACTACCTTCTTTACCGAGGTGTTTCGTCTTCATGGACTGCCTAAATCAATAGTGTCCGGTAGAGACAAG GCTCAACAACGGATGAAAAATGCATATGATTCTGGTCATCGCGAATTAACTTTTTCAGTTGGAGAATGGGTATGGTTGCGCCTTCAGCCCTATCGTCAACTGACAATAGCTCGACAGAATTACCATAAACTACTTCCAAAATATTTTGGGCCTTATAGAATCCTGGCTAAAATAGGAGTTGTTGCATATAAGATGGAACTTCCTGAAGATAGTAGAATACATGATATTTTTCACGTGTCGCTGCTCAAAGAATATAAAGGACCTCCACCAGGTAATGTGAGCAATCTGCCACCTTTATTTGAGGGTAAAGCTTTACCAATCCATCAGTCTATTGTCCACAGTAGGCTCAATAGAGGCCAGCGTGAGTTGTTAGTACTGTGGGAAGGAAACCCTCATGAGAATGCAACTTGGGAACCTTTAGAAAACTTCCGAGCTGTTTATCCAGAATTTAAGCTTGAGGGCAAGCTAAAAGGCGAGGTGGGGAGTGATGATATGGATGCTTTTATTGGGCGGCGTTATGAAAGAAGAAGAAACAAATTTGCATAA